The proteins below come from a single Malus domestica chromosome 03, GDT2T_hap1 genomic window:
- the LOC103421534 gene encoding large ribosomal subunit protein uL29-like, whose amino-acid sequence MARIKVHELRHKTKADLLAQLKDLKAELALLRVAKVTGGAPNKLSKIKVVRLSIAQVLTVMSQKQKAALREVYRNKKLLPLDLRPKKTRAIRRRLTKHQASLKTEREKKKEIYYPLRKYAIKA is encoded by the exons ATGG CGAGGATTAAGGTCCATGAGCTCAGGCACAAAACCAAGGCTGATCTTTTGGCTCAGCTGAAGGATCTGAAGGCAGAGCTCGCTCTTCTCCGAGTCGCCAAGGTCACCGGCGGAGCCCCCAACAAGCTCTCCAAAAt CAAGGTGGTGAGGCTTTCAATCGCTCAGGTGTTGACGGTGATGTCTCAGAAGCAGAAGGCGGCTCTGAGAGAAGTCTACAGGAATAAGAAGCTTCTTCCTCTCGATTTGCGTCCCAAGAAGACTAGGGCCATCAGGAGGCGTCTCACCAAGCACCAG GCATCTTTGAAgacagaaagagagaagaaaaaggagatctACTACCCATTGAGGAAGTACGCAATCAAGGCATAA
- the LOC103447764 gene encoding 3-ketoacyl-CoA synthase 12-like: MGVFSIFTCSVPPPPPSSYKTPIFKLTFPSTSIYLSLSPHFVMELLALVCVFSALFFIFMMWKLFDERRDHECYILDYQCHKPTDDRKLDTEYSGEIIKRTKNLGLLEYQFLLKAIVSSGIGEQTYAPRIMFSGRESCPTLEDSISEMEEFFHDSIKKLLDKSGISPSEIDVLVVNVSMFASVPSLPSRIINHYKMREDIKVFNLCGMGCSASLISVDIVKNIFKSLKNVYALVVTSESLSPNWYSGNARSMILANCLFRSGGCAILLTNKRALKHRAMFKLKCLVRTHHGARDDSYGSCIQQEDTQGNLGVHLDKFLPKAATRAFVDNLKVISPKILPIRELVRFLLVTLVKKMTSFQHPTKGGATSSPSPKSVINFKTGVDHFCLHTGGKAVIDGVGLNLGLSEYDLEPARMTLHRFGNTSASSLWYVLGYMEAKKRLKKGDTVLMISFGGGFKCNSCLWEVVRDLGDENVWKEDIAVYPPKTLTNPFLEKFGWIHQEDPSTFNLENY, from the coding sequence ATGGGAGTCTTTAGCATCTTCACATGTAGTgtacctcctcctcctccctcttcttATAAGACTCCCATTTTCAAGCTCACATTTCCATCCacatctatctatctatctctctctccccatttTGTAATGGAGCTTCTTGCTTTAGTCTGTGTTTTTTCAGCCTTGTTCTTCATTTTTATGATGTGGAAGCTTTTTGATGAGAGGAGAGACCACGAGTGCTACATTTTGGACTACCAGTGCCACAAGCCCACAGATGACAGAAAGCTAGACACTGAGTACTCAGGTGAGATTATCAAGAGGACCAAGAATCTTGGCCTTTTGGAATACCAGTTCCTCCTCAAGGCAATTGTCAGCTCAGGGATTGGTGAGCAAACTTATGCTCCAAGAATCATGTTCTCAGGCAGGGAATCATGTCCCACATTGGAAGACAGCATCTCGGAGATGGAGGAGTTCTTCCATGACAGCATCAAGAAACTCCTTGACAAATCAGGGATTTCACCTTCAGAAATTGATGTGCTTGTTGTgaatgtctccatgtttgcatcTGTTCCATCGTTGCCCTCCAGGATTATAAACCACTACAAGATGAGGGAGGACATAAAGGTCTTTAACCTCTGTGGGATGGGCTGCTCAGCATCCCTAATCTCAGTTGACATAGTGAAAAACATTTTCAAGTCACTCAAAAATGTTTATGCACTTGTGGTCACTTCTGAGTCCTTGAGCCCCAATTGGTATTCAGGCAATGCCAGATCCATGATTCTGGCAAACTGTTTGTTCAGGTCTGGCGGTTGCGCAATTCTACTGACCAACAAACGGGCCTTAAAACACCGAGCCATGTTCAAGTTGAAGTGCTTGGTGAGAACCCATCACGGTGCGAGAGACGATTCCTACGGGAGCTGCATCCAACAAGAAGATACACAAGGGAATCTAGGGGTTCACCTAGACAAATTCTTACCCAAGGCGGCTACGAGAGCTTTCGTGGACAACCTAAAGGTGATCTCCCCCAAGATTTTACCCATTAGGGAGCTGGTGAGGTTTTTGCTTGTAACCCTAGTGAAAAAAATGACCTCCTTCCAACATCCCACCAAGGGAGGGGCTACTTCTAGCCCATCACCAAAATCTGTGATCAATTTCAAAACTGGGGTGGATCATTTTTGCCTCCACACTGGCGGGAAGGCGGTGATCGATGGGGTAGGATTAAATCTTGGGCTGAGTGAGTATGATCTGGAACCTGCAAGGATGACACTCCACAGATTTGGGAACACATCAGCAAGCAGCCTCTGGTACGTGTTGGGATACATGGAGGCAAAGAAGAGGTTGAAGAAAGGAGATACAGTTTTGATGATAAGCTTCGGAGGTGGGTTTAAATGCAACAGTTGCTTGTGGGAGGTAGTGAGGGATTTGGGGGATGAAAATGTTTGGAAGGAGGACATTGCTGTGTACCCACCAAAGACACTCACAAAccctttcttggagaagtttggTTGGATTCATCAGGAGGATCCAAGCACATTCAACCTGGAAAATTATTAA